One Plasmodium cynomolgi strain B DNA, chromosome 12, whole genome shotgun sequence genomic region harbors:
- a CDS encoding hypothetical protein (putative): MNHRRGSTPAKGAHKSRHWHLATTLLCCLIVRITTFYVIHVLQGSEYKYIDQLIAHEGEEGSRSLHKRGGLHKEGRLSNPGEEGAHYFHSKQNNDMKDLQKYFQTNKRNRKLKQFLLKNDSMHYSFNSDFFLSFDNFKLLLITTSFYLALRRIRSEASRPHAATPNLLATLFVNAMLLYVTSFHFILVLIGINNLMVYSHQGIMYKHKLKVPLNSLHMLLIILQNLALLIATLAVYALLLLASAYVNSGSWSFLNNTLINEYKVFFLLPNLGNYWYLFSTMFREYYHSFLFLFHFHVFLYPLPLLFRLVKTPLIYLKIMISIALVFHPNITLNDLVFSLLLLVIDYKRTLYAIPFAKLIV, from the exons ATGAACCACCGCAGAGGATCTACACCCGCGAAAGGTGCGCACAAGTCAAGGCACTGGCATTTAGCTACAACCCTCCTCTGCTGCCTCATCGTGAGAATCACCACCTTTTATGTTATACACGTTCTTCAAGGAAGTGAATACAAATACATTGACCAGTTAATAGCTCatgagggggaagaagggagTCGGAGTCTCCACAAACGAGGAGGTCTCCACAAAGAAGGTCGTCTTTCCAACccaggagaagaaggggcaCATTATTTCCACTCGAAACAAAACAACGATATGAAAGAcctgcaaaaatatttccaaacGAATAAACGAAATAGAAAACTAAAACAgtttttactaaaaaatgattcGATGCATTATTCGTTCAACTCAGATTT TTTCCTCTCCTTTGATAATTTTAAGCTCCTCCTAATAACCACGTCTTTCTATTTGGCCCTTAGACGGATCAGAAGCGAAGCCTCGCGCCCCCACGCGGCTACACCCAACCTCCTTGCAACCCTCTTTGTAAATGCCATGCTGCTCTATGTCACGTCATTTCACTTCATCCTTGTCCTCATCGGCATAAATAACCTCATGGTGTATTCCCACCAGGGGATAATGTACAAGCACAAACTTAAGGTGCCACTTAACTCCCTGCACATGCTTCTgatcattttgcaaaatttggCTTTGCTCATCGCGACGCTAGCTGTGTATGCCCTCCTCCTGCTGGCCTCTGCCTACGTCAACTCGGGGTCTTGG TCCTTCCTAAACAACACACTAATTAACGAGTACAAGGTCTTCTTCCTGCTGCCCAACTTGGGGAATTACTGGTACCTCTTCTCCACG ATGTTCCGGGAATACTACCACTCCTTCTTGTTCCTCTTCCAT TTCCACGTGTTCCTCTACCCACTTCCTCTCCTCTTCCGCCTGGTGAAGACGCCACtgatttatttaaaaatcatGATTTCG ATTGCTTTGGTTTTTCATCCCAACATAACGCTGAACGACCTTGTGTTTTCTTTG CTGCTGCTCGTAATTGATTACAAAAGGACACTTTATGCCATCCCCTTCGCCAAACTG ATTGTTTAA
- a CDS encoding protein kinase (putative) encodes MTKWGSLRSRIIWPSEFAYAVENEGQDNKFGHSYVVKYNGNVVHNRFKKGLNQVSKLMKVTKRVCEQMEEQNYRQDVDSLEAEHFGGRIGGDGADQINQANQILLRLNEKKEFLKESLGKINTIDERYDIAVRDASAHYAVRLDSPFVCIEGDPLVEALKRGQLGGGDEKRNGAVKQLGRRGEQRRGEKVPQFRTFLYNAKIMECDETRIGGREFIFSEANTSSLKINTLINEGKRIRQVLYEYKENCEVESELQNNQDEFPPSGRKGSIEGTTPPPPCGNDEVTYERLGVLPYSDIIMLEKSEFDKKSYVAAFLTPFVLNGNVKGFIEKVQPYMAYQFDSNLILKNLCKLIKLMCHLEEKNILHGNIKPTNLYIDNSGFNILLGNFVPKLKLTDYFHYVVNGRRGLPKYISPELFSYLRKKKIMVKKGGKTNKHIEKYLVKNDIFCLGLCFYYLVTMKEDILNHVDDPYAFQHKVDGLQACVSRPELLLLLRSMLAYDHRERPTWAALLAAVRGEK; translated from the coding sequence ATGACCAAGTGGGGGTCACTGCGAAGCAGAATTATATGGCCAAGCGAGTTCGCTTATGCCGTGGAGAACGAGGGGCAGGACAACAAATTTGGACACAGCTATGTGGTCAAATATAACGGGAACGTCGTTCACAACAGATTCAAGAAAGGGTTAAATCAGGTGAGCAAACTGATGAAGGTGACAAAACGGGTGTGTGAACAAATGGAGGAGCAAAACTACCGCCAAGACGTGGATTCGTTGGAGGCAGAGCACTTCGGGGGGCGCATCGGTGGGGACGGCGCGGACCAAATTAACCAGGCTAATCAAATCCTCTTGCGGTtgaatgagaagaaggagttTTTAAAGGAAAGTCTCGGTAAAATTAACACCATTGATGAGAGGTACGACATTGCTGTGAGGGACGCGTCCGCTCATTACGCAGTTCGTTTGGACTCCCCCTTCGTGTGCATCGAGGGGGACCCCTTAGTGGAGGCCCTAAAAAGGGGGCAGCTCGGGGGGGGAGACGAGAAGCGCAATGGAGCAGTTAAGCAGCTAGGCCGAAGGGGTGAGCAGCGCCGTGGAGAGAAGGTCCCCCAATTTAGGACCTTCCTGTACAACGCCAAAATTATGGAGTGTGACGAAACGCGCATCGGGGGCAgggagtttattttttcagaaGCCAACACGAGCAGCCTGAAGATTAACACTCTCATCAACGAGGGGAAGCGCATAAGACAGGTGCTGTACGAATATAAGGAGAACTGTGAGGTAGAAAGCGAGCTGCAAAATAATCAGGATGAGTTCCCACCCTcagggagaaaaggaagcataGAAGGTACAACACCACCACCCCCATGTGGGAACGACGAAGTGACCTACGAACGCTTAGGCGTACTTCCATACAGTGACATCATCATGCTGGAAAAGAGCGAGTTCGACAAGAAGAGTTACGTGGCTGCTTTTTTAACCCCATTTGTACTCAACGGAAACGTGAAGGGGTTCATCGAGAAGGTACAGCCCTACATGGCTTACCAATTTGATAgtaatttaatattaaaaaatctgTGTAAACTGATTAAGCTCATGTGTCatttggaagaaaagaacATCCTGCATGGGAATATCAAACCTACCAATCTGTACATCGATAACAGTGGGTTCAACATCCTTCTCGGAAATTTTGTTCCGAAACTGAAACTCACAGATTATTTTCACTACGTTGTTAATGGGAGACGAGGACTgcctaaatatatttcccctgaacttttttcttacttgagaaaaaaaaaaatcatggTGAAAAAGGGAGGCAAGACAAATAAGCACATTGAGAAGTACCTTGTGaagaatgacattttttgtttaggtCTCTGCTTTTACTACCTCGTGACGATGAAGGAGGACATCCTTAACCACGTGGATGATCCGTATGCGTTTCAACATAAGGTGGATGGGCTGCAGGCGTGCGTCTCTCGCCCGgagctgcttctgcttctgcgcAGCATGCTCGCCTACGACCACCGGGAGCGGCCCACCTGGGCGGCGCTGCTGGCCGCGGTGAGGGGTGAGAAGTGA
- a CDS encoding hypothetical protein (putative), giving the protein EENKVENKLTESTAAESETKSAVVAKKKKKKNVKKDKASKKDASSESSSSSDSSDDSDGNAVNGEAKVEVNVEKDTAKVSKSDSDSSDSSDSSDSSDSSEEEETKAAKPAKGKAAKAEKAAKAEKAAKAAKEAKAKAAKEAKAKGKAKVAEVKAAEVKAAEVKAAEVKAAEVKAAEAKAAEAKAAEAKAAKKEANKSDSDSDSDSDTDFDSDSDSDSDSDDDQAEQQNLQQQKQQQKKLNNNKAGVGNPSGELANGKTEGKNKRRNEIVVGDNNKGKNKKQKFNKNGKDNMVNDDAEDDVEDEDEDDDDFPTEFIITILNISRDAQEADLRSYLKELLSDDYVEDKIWIHMNPLFNSAYVYCSEKNITDVFASKYNEKFNGIPIKIHMNPNAISSVSLSHVGKNTTEEQVRNAFEKYGNITKVIFFAGRNRVQVTYDSLESCVKSLQHDGLLVGDNYVHVALMLNGTNYNSSFSDYTFGNRGNRNNYQGSNNNGQDNEGGNGGGRGGSFFGKKFGHVNKFNRNGSNFNRGNDDNNSINNNSGGGSFNRSGSGFNKGGGGFQKGGNYDNNNGGSFNRGGGFNRGGGFNRGGGFNRGGGFNRGGGFNRGGNYNNGGNNNDDGGGKKFNKKPFNNFKNRKNQEFGA; this is encoded by the coding sequence GAGGAGAACAAAGTAGAGAACAAGCTGACGGAGTCCACCGCAGCGGAGTCTGAAACAAAGTCTGCGGTTGTAgctaagaagaagaagaagaagaacgtCAAGAAAGATAAGGCCTCGAAGAAGGATGCCTCGTCTGAGTCTTCCAGCTCTTCGGACTCCTCCGATGACAGCGATGGGAATGCGGTGAATGGAGAAGCAAAGGTAGAGGTGAATGTAGAGAAGGATACCGCGAAAGTGTCCAAGTCGGACTCCGACTCGTCTGACTCATCAGATTCGTCAGACTCCTCCGATTCCtcagaggaggaagagaccAAAGCTGCGAAGCCAGCCAAGGGTAAGGCGGCTAAAGCAGAGAAGGCGGCCAAAGCAGAGAAGGCTGCTAAAGCGGCGAAGGAGGCCAAGGCAAAAGCGGCCAAAGAAGCGAAGGCCAAAGGGAAAGCAAAGGTCGCCGAGGTTAAAGCGGCTGAGGTTAAAGCGGCTGAGGTTAAAGCGGCTGAGGTTAAAGCGGCTGAGGTTAAAGCGGCTGAGGCTAAAGCAGCTGAGGCCAAAGCTGCAGAGGCCAAAGCAGCGAAGAAGGAAGCAAACAAATCGGATTCAGATTCAGACTCTGATTCAGACACAGACTTCGACTCAGATTCAGACTCCGATTCTGACTCAGACGATGATCAAGCGGAACAGCAGAATCTGCAACAACAGAAGCAACAGCAGAAGAAGTTGAATAACAACAAAGCGGGTGTGGGTAACCCTAGTGGCGAACTAGCCAATGGGAAGACCGaaggaaagaacaaaaggagaaacgaAATAGTCGTGGGTGATAAcaataagggaaaaaataagaaacaaaaatttaataaaaatggaaaggataACATGGTCAATGACGATGCTGAGGATGATGTGGAAGACGAAGATGAAGACGATGATGATTTCCCAACAGAGTTCATAATAACCATACTGAACATAAGTAGAGATGCACAGGAAGCAGATTTAAGATCCTACTTGAAAGAGTTACTAAGTGATGATTATGTAGAGGACAAAATATGGATTCATATGAACCCACTCTTCAATAGTGCTTATGTTTattgttcagaaaaaaatatcacagATGTATTTGCTTCAAAATATAACGAAAAATTTAATGGCATCCCAATAAAAATTCACATGAACCCTAATGCCATTTCTTCAGTTAGTCTTTCCCATGTTGGAAAGAATACCACAGAAGAACAGGTAAGAAATGCATTTGAGAAATATGGAAATATCACtaaggttatttttttcgcaggAAGAAACAGAGTACAGGTTACATATGATAGCTTAGAGAGCTGTGTTAAGTCTTTGCAACATGATGGACTCCTCGTAGGGGATAATTACGTCCACGTGGCATTAATGCTTAATGGTACTAACTACAACAGTAGCTTCTCTGATTATACGTTTGGAAATAGGGGGAACAGGAATAACTACCAAGGTAGTAATAATAATGGACAGGATAATGAGGGGGGTAATGGAGGTGGTAGGGGTGGCAGCTTTTTTGGGAAGAAGTTTGGCCATGTTAATAAGTTCAACAGGAATGGCAGTAACTTCAACCGAGGAAACGATGACAACAACAGCATCAACAACAACAGCGGGGGTGGAAGCTTCAACCGCAGTGGCAGCGGCTTcaacaaaggggggggtggcTTCCAAAAGGGAGGCAACTACGACAATAATAATGGGGGCAGCTTCAACAGGGGGGGCGGCTTCAACAGGGGAGGCGGCTTCAACAGAGGAGGCGGCTTCAACAGGGGAGGCGGCTTCAACAGGGGGGGCGGCTTCAACAGGGGAGGTAACTACAACAACGGAGGTAACAACAATGACGACGGCGGCGGAAAGAAGTTTAACAAGAAGCCCTTTAATAACTTCAAGAACAGGAAGAACCAGGAGTTCGGTGCGG